A single Streptomyces sannanensis DNA region contains:
- a CDS encoding ArsC/Spx/MgsR family protein, with product MEIWINPACSKCRSALTLLDAEGADYTVRRYLEEVPSTDEIRAVLDRLGLEPWDITRTGEAIAKELDLKSWPRDEESRDRWIAALSEHPKLIQRPIITADDGTAVVARTEEAVRDALSR from the coding sequence ATGGAGATCTGGATCAATCCGGCGTGCTCGAAGTGCCGCAGCGCGCTCACCCTGCTCGACGCCGAGGGCGCCGACTACACCGTCCGCCGCTACTTGGAGGAGGTGCCCAGTACGGACGAGATCCGTGCGGTCCTGGACCGGCTCGGACTCGAGCCCTGGGACATCACCCGCACCGGGGAGGCGATCGCGAAGGAGCTCGACCTGAAGAGCTGGCCGCGCGACGAGGAGTCCCGGGACCGCTGGATCGCGGCGTTGTCCGAGCACCCGAAGCTGATCCAGCGGCCGATCATCACGGCCGACGACGGCACGGCGGTGGTGGCCCGTACGGAAGAGGCGGTCAGGGACGCCCTGTCCCGATGA
- a CDS encoding cytotoxic translational repressor of toxin-antitoxin stability system: MSRPQPDRERHDRFCVVEAWKRVRDARGRTGTHHVTYELTLHDGRILRTRISHPVDRTVYGQAMWRHILRDQLDITEDEFWECVLDDRLPDRGAPPVPKESLPADLVHLLIHRVGLAEEEVAALTKEEAVARLQRYWTDGT; the protein is encoded by the coding sequence ATGAGCCGACCGCAACCGGACCGCGAGCGCCATGATCGGTTCTGCGTCGTCGAGGCGTGGAAACGGGTGCGAGACGCACGCGGGCGCACCGGGACCCATCACGTCACTTACGAGCTGACGCTGCACGACGGGCGGATTTTGCGTACCCGTATCTCACATCCGGTCGACCGCACGGTCTACGGCCAAGCCATGTGGCGCCACATCCTGCGCGACCAACTCGACATCACCGAGGACGAGTTCTGGGAGTGTGTGCTCGACGACCGGCTCCCGGACCGGGGCGCTCCTCCCGTACCGAAGGAATCGCTACCGGCGGATCTGGTCCACCTGCTGATCCATCGGGTCGGCCTTGCCGAGGAGGAGGTCGCCGCGCTGACCAAGGAAGAGGCGGTGGCCCGGCTGCAGCGGTACTGGACCGACGGCACGTAA
- a CDS encoding prevent-host-death protein, translating into MSAVHYESYTEARAHLKDLLDAASEGRVATVRRDAECAAVVDVERLRHHLSLVCPSKAEVVAEAGGWSVFIPGLPVAADGASFDEAIGEMVDALREYADDWQDRLRMAPNHQGNWGLVQLIALSNDQQLADWLVGAA; encoded by the coding sequence ATGTCCGCAGTGCATTACGAGAGCTACACCGAGGCGCGTGCGCACCTGAAGGACCTTCTCGACGCAGCCAGTGAAGGACGGGTTGCCACCGTGCGGCGAGACGCCGAGTGCGCTGCCGTCGTGGATGTCGAGCGACTGCGCCACCACCTGTCGCTGGTCTGCCCGTCCAAGGCCGAGGTCGTGGCGGAAGCCGGCGGCTGGTCGGTGTTCATCCCCGGGCTCCCGGTGGCCGCCGATGGGGCATCCTTCGACGAAGCCATAGGGGAGATGGTCGATGCTCTGCGCGAGTATGCAGACGACTGGCAGGACCGGCTGCGGATGGCCCCCAACCATCAGGGCAACTGGGGCTTGGTGCAGCTGATCGCCCTGAGCAACGACCAGCAGCTGGCCGACTGGTTGGTGGGGGCAGCGTGA
- a CDS encoding ARPP-2 domain-containing protein, whose translation MTRLDMTGLSARPAQVWGGIRLVPLVREEPLEGLRLRHEVYGQGYAAVDAGAATYVSYIPHGFVADWSGDGTQSASYGTQLSGMYAEGGPPACVPLRFHHRMAKRGRGERLLRFLPLHLALEGYLALHFGGPTVAWDEWSQQAVRRGLSPRAEAAYRGAEVPGLADALRIFEIHPGQCGVLVYAADALAAAFVVPHPDDYRALHASLLEDLYGELVHQYALYTRPVPEFEARITGSAYVRTLADLRAAAQEQLRAWSEAHDTVFAGGLLDASYSFERVYRMGSNDLWRFLPPFTRGGQEQHIGETITDHKGRVAYLKTFRLSESQIRRGHLLRRLTQNDWQLTRTAEALGTTVEELARRIRAAGFESLLKPDVGHAKQRKPM comes from the coding sequence ATGACCAGGCTGGACATGACGGGGCTGTCGGCCCGGCCGGCCCAGGTGTGGGGCGGCATCCGGCTGGTCCCGCTGGTGCGCGAGGAACCACTGGAGGGGCTGCGGCTGCGCCATGAGGTGTACGGCCAGGGGTACGCGGCCGTCGACGCGGGGGCCGCGACGTATGTCTCGTACATTCCGCACGGTTTCGTCGCCGACTGGTCGGGCGACGGTACACAGTCCGCGTCCTACGGCACCCAGCTGAGCGGCATGTACGCGGAGGGCGGCCCGCCCGCGTGCGTTCCGCTGCGCTTCCACCACCGGATGGCGAAACGCGGGCGCGGCGAGAGGCTTCTCCGGTTCCTTCCTCTGCATCTCGCCCTGGAGGGCTATCTGGCGCTGCACTTCGGCGGCCCGACGGTGGCCTGGGACGAGTGGTCGCAGCAGGCGGTACGGAGGGGCCTGTCACCGCGCGCCGAGGCCGCCTACCGGGGCGCCGAGGTGCCCGGGCTCGCGGACGCGCTGCGGATCTTCGAGATCCATCCGGGCCAGTGCGGTGTGCTGGTGTACGCGGCGGACGCGCTTGCCGCCGCCTTCGTGGTCCCGCATCCGGACGACTACCGCGCCCTCCACGCCAGTCTGCTGGAGGACCTGTACGGCGAGCTGGTGCACCAGTACGCCCTCTACACCCGCCCGGTGCCGGAGTTCGAGGCTCGCATCACCGGCTCGGCGTATGTGCGTACCCTCGCGGATCTGCGGGCGGCGGCGCAGGAGCAGCTTCGGGCGTGGAGCGAGGCGCACGACACGGTGTTCGCGGGCGGGCTGCTGGACGCCTCGTACTCCTTCGAGCGCGTGTATCGCATGGGTTCAAATGATTTGTGGCGATTTCTTCCGCCGTTCACGCGCGGCGGACAGGAGCAGCACATCGGCGAGACGATCACCGACCACAAGGGGCGGGTGGCGTATCTCAAGACGTTCCGGCTGTCCGAGAGCCAGATCCGGCGCGGTCATCTGCTGCGAAGGCTCACACAGAACGACTGGCAACTCACGCGTACGGCCGAGGCGTTGGGGACGACAGTGGAGGAGCTTGCCCGGCGCATCCGCGCCGCAGGCTTCGAATCATTGCTCAAGCCGGACGTCGGGCATGCGAAACAAAGGAAGCCCATGTAA
- the glnII gene encoding glutamine synthetase produces the protein MTFKAEYIWIDGTEPTAKLRSKTKVLADGAELPLWGFDGSSTNQAKGRASDLVLKPVYTCPDPIRGGDSVLVLCEVLNTDMTPHESNTRAQLAEVTERFAAQEPIFGIEQEYTFFDGQRPLGFPQGGFPAPQGGYYCGVGADEIFGRDIVEMHLDHCLAAGLEISGINAEVMPGQWEFQVGPVDPLKVSDQMWIARWLLYRTAEDFDVSATLDPKPVKGDWNGAGAHTNFSTKAMREGYDAIITACESLGEGSKPMDHVKNYGAGIDDRLTGMHETAPWNEYSYGVSDRGASVRIPWQVERDGKGYIEDRRPNANVDPYVVTRLLVDTCCAALEKAGQV, from the coding sequence GTGACGTTCAAGGCCGAGTACATCTGGATCGACGGCACCGAGCCGACGGCCAAGCTCCGCTCCAAGACGAAGGTCCTGGCGGACGGAGCCGAGCTGCCGCTCTGGGGCTTCGACGGTTCCAGCACCAACCAGGCCAAGGGTCGCGCCTCCGACCTCGTGCTCAAGCCGGTCTACACCTGCCCGGACCCGATCCGCGGCGGTGACAGCGTCCTGGTTCTGTGCGAGGTCCTCAACACGGACATGACCCCGCACGAGTCCAACACCCGTGCGCAGCTGGCGGAGGTCACGGAGCGGTTCGCCGCGCAGGAGCCGATCTTCGGCATCGAGCAGGAGTACACCTTCTTCGACGGCCAGCGCCCGCTCGGCTTCCCGCAGGGCGGCTTCCCCGCCCCGCAGGGCGGCTACTACTGCGGTGTCGGCGCCGACGAGATCTTCGGCCGCGACATCGTCGAGATGCACCTCGACCACTGCCTCGCCGCCGGCCTGGAGATCTCCGGCATCAACGCCGAGGTCATGCCGGGTCAGTGGGAGTTCCAGGTCGGCCCGGTGGACCCGCTGAAGGTCTCGGACCAGATGTGGATCGCCCGCTGGCTGCTCTACCGCACCGCCGAGGACTTCGACGTCTCCGCGACGCTCGACCCGAAGCCGGTGAAGGGCGACTGGAACGGCGCCGGCGCGCACACCAACTTCTCCACCAAGGCGATGCGCGAGGGTTACGACGCGATCATCACCGCCTGCGAGTCGCTGGGCGAGGGCTCCAAGCCGATGGACCACGTCAAGAACTACGGCGCCGGCATCGACGACCGCCTGACCGGTATGCACGAGACCGCCCCGTGGAACGAGTACAGCTACGGCGTCTCCGACCGCGGTGCCTCGGTCCGTATCCCGTGGCAGGTCGAGCGGGACGGCAAGGGCTACATCGAGGACCGCCGCCCGAACGCGAACGTCGACCCGTACGTGGTGACCCGCCTGCTGGTGGACACCTGCTGCGCCGCGCTGGAGAAGGCCGGCCAGGTCTGA